The following nucleotide sequence is from Synergistes jonesii.
CGGAGGGTGAATGCCGCTATGTCTCCCAGTCTGTAACTTTCGGCGCTCTCCTGAATGTCTATTATCATGTGGTCGCTGCTTGCTCCGAGGATTTTTATTCCAGCGTCGTCGGGGATGAGTTTGTACGCATCGCCGATGTCGAACGCACCTATGGCCAGCAGCGCGCGGCGGCGGACGCCGCGGTCTTCATAATGGACGTATGAGCCGAAGCAGTTTGTCCCCAGCTTTCCTATCGGGTGAGTGGGTTTTTCGCCTATCTCGATTATCTCCGCTTTAAGCACGAGGCCTCTGTTTGAAAGGCCTTCTATCGGACACTGCCCGCGTTCGATGAAGTCGCAGGGGACGACGTTGGCCTCGCCTATGCGAAGGTTGTTTATCTTTTTAGGCATTCCGCCGCTCATCATGAGCGGTATGGAGGTGGTGCCGCCGCCCGATACAACTTCAAGCTCCCTGCCGATGACTTCTTCTATTTTCATTGCATCGGCGGAAAGCAGGGAGAGGTTTTCTGCCGTCGGAATGACGGAGCCGTAGCAGGTGAGGTTTGTACCCGCGCCGTAAAGGCGCAGGTTTTTGAGTTCCCGCTCAATGTAGACCGCCGTCTCGATAAATTCACGGCTGTCAAAAATCCCTTCCCGCAAGTCGCCGAGATCCCTCATCAGGATCACATTGTGGACGACGTCGGCAGTCTCCGCCGCGCGGTCGAGCGCGCGCATGGTTTCAATTTCGGAGTTGAGGCTGATATCGCAGAGCTTTACGACGTCGGCCGCTTCGGAGAGCATCGGGATGCGCAGCCCAAGCGTCTTTACCGGAAGTCCCGCTTCTTTCACGGCGGCCAGATGCGGCAGCCTTGAGCTCGCGAGGGTCTTATACCCCGCTTCAAGCAGCGCGTCCCTTATCTCGGGGATAGCGT
It contains:
- a CDS encoding alanine racemase is translated as AFGHFRKVKPMNRYPLLEIDRNVIRRNAGILLRECRKRGVEPFAVLKGFNAIPEIRDALLEAGYKTLASSRLPHLAAVKEAGLPVKTLGLRIPMLSEAADVVKLCDISLNSEIETMRALDRAAETADVVHNVILMRDLGDLREGIFDSREFIETAVYIERELKNLRLYGAGTNLTCYGSVIPTAENLSLLSADAMKIEEVIGRELEVVSGGGTTSIPLMMSGGMPKKINNLRIGEANVVPCDFIERGQCPIEGLSNRGLVLKAEIIEIGEKPTHPIGKLGTNCFGSYVHYEDRGVRRRALLAIGAFDIGDAYKLIPDDAGIKILGASSDHMIIDIQESAESYRLGDIAAFTLRYQAMLFSTENPFVEKRFVS